Proteins from a genomic interval of Actinoalloteichus hymeniacidonis:
- the xylB gene encoding xylulokinase → MTVVLGIDSSTQSTKVLAVDADSGRILADARAAHPDGSEVDPQHWWTACNQAMAEVTDQLDEPVAAISVAGQQHGMVTVDAAGEPVRPALLWNDTRSAGQAAELVDAIGADAWAQRTGLVPVASFTVTKLAWLAANEPENADRVDSVLLPHDWLTWKLAGGGKAEAFTDRGDASGTGYFSGREGRWLPDLLGEAFGGRNPRLPTVLGPTGTAGRGPGGAVLGAGTGDNMAAGLGLAAGPGDVVISLGTSGTVFAVTEEATQDPSGIVAGFCDATGRFLPLVCTLNAARVLTAAASMLDTDLAGLDALALRAQPGAGGLTLLPYLDGERTPNLPDATGTLTGLTRHNMTPENLARAAVEGMLCGLAEGLVALRELGVAVRRVLLVGGASRSAAVQAVAPALFGVPVEVPEPGEYVALGAARQAAWALTGGEHPPVWPVESVRFEVEEESGSAVWEAHAQARRTVHGSIQSTGEVAAG, encoded by the coding sequence ATGACCGTGGTGCTCGGAATCGATAGCTCGACCCAGTCGACGAAGGTCTTGGCCGTGGACGCGGACAGCGGTCGGATTCTCGCCGACGCCCGTGCCGCGCATCCCGATGGGAGCGAGGTGGACCCCCAACACTGGTGGACCGCCTGCAACCAGGCGATGGCCGAGGTGACCGACCAACTCGACGAACCGGTCGCGGCCATCTCGGTGGCGGGCCAGCAGCACGGCATGGTGACCGTGGACGCGGCGGGCGAACCGGTGCGGCCCGCCCTGCTGTGGAACGACACCCGGTCGGCCGGACAGGCCGCCGAACTGGTCGATGCCATCGGGGCGGACGCCTGGGCGCAGCGGACCGGCCTGGTGCCGGTGGCGAGCTTCACCGTCACCAAGCTGGCATGGTTGGCCGCCAACGAACCCGAGAACGCCGACCGAGTCGACTCCGTTCTGCTGCCCCATGACTGGTTGACCTGGAAGTTGGCGGGTGGCGGCAAGGCCGAGGCGTTCACCGATCGGGGCGACGCCTCCGGCACCGGTTACTTCTCCGGCCGTGAGGGCCGCTGGCTCCCCGACCTGCTTGGCGAGGCCTTCGGGGGCCGGAATCCCCGGTTGCCCACGGTGTTGGGCCCGACCGGCACCGCAGGTCGTGGGCCGGGCGGCGCCGTCCTCGGGGCGGGCACCGGCGACAACATGGCGGCCGGGCTGGGACTCGCTGCGGGCCCGGGCGACGTGGTGATCTCCCTGGGCACCTCGGGAACCGTCTTCGCGGTCACCGAGGAGGCGACCCAGGATCCGAGCGGCATCGTGGCGGGCTTCTGCGATGCCACCGGCCGCTTCCTGCCACTGGTCTGCACCCTCAACGCGGCGCGGGTGTTAACGGCGGCGGCCTCGATGCTGGACACCGACCTCGCAGGCTTGGACGCTCTCGCGCTGCGGGCCCAGCCCGGCGCGGGCGGACTGACCCTGCTGCCGTACCTCGACGGCGAGCGCACCCCGAACCTGCCCGACGCGACGGGCACCCTGACCGGTCTCACCCGACACAACATGACCCCGGAGAACCTGGCCAGGGCGGCCGTCGAGGGAATGCTGTGCGGACTCGCCGAGGGCCTGGTGGCGTTGCGGGAACTGGGAGTCGCCGTCCGTCGGGTGCTGTTGGTGGGTGGCGCGTCCCGATCCGCCGCCGTGCAGGCGGTGGCTCCCGCGCTGTTCGGAGTGCCGGTGGAGGTCCCGGAGCCCGGCGAGTACGTGGCCCTGGGCGCCGCCAGGCAGGCGGCGTGGGCGTTGACAGGTGGGGAGCACCCGCCTGTGTGGCCGGTGGAATCCGTACGCTTCGAAGTGGAGGAGGAGTCGGGTTCGGCCGTGTGGGAAGCACACGCGCAGGCGCGACGGACAGTACATGGATCGATTCAGTCCACCGGCGAGGTCGCCGCTGGGTGA
- a CDS encoding sensor histidine kinase, whose protein sequence is MRRVSTDQWAGLAMIVVAVAVGGPVLLGMTQPDIGRGWWSVLFVVFVGSLLFSVGEGAPRFRKAMLAVSVLSSWAVVLSTPDMGLMPILLVVNSAVSVYVVALRTGLILVGLNTGVLTLLLTRVEHNDLTETVIVLGFYLLIQLATLLSSVTLVREQRMRQELTQVHIDLRAASALLSESARTAERLRISRELHDLIGHQLTVLTLELEAARHREGERVREHVTRADRVARDLLADVRATVGGMRTEPADLTEILRAIGRDLPGLEVSIDVDPGIRLDEAQTTALVRAVQEIITNTIRHADARELWIEVSVDAGRAVLTAVDDGRGNRDPVAGNGLRGLTERFRAFGGDVVYDGDDGFKVTGWLPT, encoded by the coding sequence ATGCGGCGGGTGAGCACGGACCAGTGGGCTGGGCTGGCGATGATCGTCGTGGCGGTGGCCGTGGGCGGACCGGTGTTGCTGGGCATGACGCAGCCCGACATCGGCCGAGGTTGGTGGTCGGTGCTGTTCGTGGTGTTCGTCGGGAGTCTGCTGTTCTCCGTCGGCGAGGGCGCGCCGAGATTCCGCAAGGCGATGCTGGCCGTGTCGGTCCTGTCCTCGTGGGCGGTCGTGTTGAGCACGCCCGACATGGGCCTGATGCCGATCCTGTTGGTGGTCAACTCGGCGGTGAGCGTCTATGTCGTTGCATTGCGCACCGGCTTGATCCTCGTCGGGCTCAACACCGGGGTGCTCACGCTGTTGCTGACCAGGGTGGAGCACAACGACCTGACCGAGACGGTGATCGTTCTCGGGTTCTACCTGCTCATCCAGCTGGCGACCTTGTTGAGCTCGGTGACGCTCGTTCGCGAGCAGCGGATGCGTCAGGAGCTGACGCAGGTGCACATCGATCTGCGGGCCGCCTCCGCCCTCCTGTCGGAATCGGCCCGCACCGCCGAGCGACTTCGGATCTCCCGCGAACTGCACGACCTCATCGGCCACCAGCTGACCGTCCTCACCTTGGAGTTGGAGGCGGCCCGACACCGCGAGGGCGAGCGAGTCCGTGAACACGTCACCAGGGCGGACCGGGTGGCCCGCGACCTGTTGGCCGATGTCCGAGCCACGGTGGGCGGGATGCGGACCGAACCGGCGGATCTCACCGAGATCCTGCGCGCGATCGGACGCGACCTGCCGGGCCTGGAGGTGTCGATCGACGTCGATCCCGGGATTCGGCTCGATGAGGCGCAGACGACCGCGTTGGTGCGGGCGGTGCAGGAGATCATCACCAACACCATCCGGCACGCCGACGCCCGGGAGCTGTGGATCGAGGTCTCCGTCGATGCGGGCAGGGCGGTGCTGACCGCGGTGGACGACGGCCGGGGCAACCGCGATCCGGTCGCGGGCAACGGGCTGCGCGGGCTCACCGAACGCTTCCGTGCCTTCGGCGGGGACGTGGTCTACGACGGCGACGACGGCTTCAAGGTGACGGGATGGTTGCCGACATGA
- a CDS encoding TetR/AcrR family transcriptional regulator, whose protein sequence is MTSTTGQGDQRREIGAALLRLVADGGIDAVSMRAVAAEAEVSLGMVQRRFTNKDALLLFTYRECIAAMAQRITDAVTQSLQEPLLQILRATVIAVLPTDRTRRTEWRFIIAFGERFGRRPEIAEMIAHDDAISQHDILGLLTEAQRLGQIPTGHDLVGAAQMVRTVVEGLTMSLLHRDDVEGFDIDLRSLDTALKLLTATPAPD, encoded by the coding sequence GTGACGAGCACCACTGGCCAAGGAGATCAGCGTCGTGAGATCGGTGCCGCGCTGTTGCGGCTGGTCGCCGACGGCGGTATCGACGCGGTATCGATGCGGGCGGTCGCCGCCGAGGCCGAGGTCTCCCTGGGCATGGTGCAGCGTCGCTTCACCAACAAGGACGCACTGCTGCTCTTCACCTACCGCGAGTGCATCGCCGCGATGGCCCAAAGGATCACCGACGCCGTGACACAGTCGTTGCAGGAACCGTTGTTGCAGATCTTGCGGGCCACGGTGATCGCCGTGCTGCCGACGGACCGCACCCGCCGAACGGAATGGCGGTTCATCATCGCCTTCGGCGAGCGGTTCGGCCGTCGACCCGAGATCGCCGAGATGATCGCGCACGACGATGCGATTTCGCAGCACGACATCCTGGGGCTGCTTACCGAGGCACAACGGCTCGGCCAGATCCCGACCGGGCACGACCTGGTAGGCGCCGCCCAGATGGTCCGCACCGTGGTCGAGGGACTGACCATGTCGTTGCTGCACCGCGACGACGTCGAGGGCTTCGACATCGACCTGCGGAGCCTGGACACCGCGCTGAAGCTGCTAACCGCTACCCCGGCGCCTGATTGA
- a CDS encoding PH domain-containing protein — translation MSGSRPFRLRPPRNRPDRRAIGWWLLQAIVIALPPIAVLALLAWLISPARFWLAMPAVVLGVLAACYAAVMPGWRYRVHRWETTDIAVYTRSGWFWQQSRIAPLARIQTVDTVRGPLERMFGLATVTVTTASAKGALRIEGLDHELAEEIAQRLTEQTQSTAATAGDAT, via the coding sequence ATGTCCGGCTCCCGACCATTCCGGCTTCGGCCACCCCGCAATCGACCCGATCGCCGAGCCATCGGCTGGTGGTTGCTCCAAGCGATCGTGATCGCGCTGCCCCCGATCGCGGTCCTCGCCCTGCTCGCCTGGTTGATCAGCCCCGCCCGGTTCTGGTTGGCCATGCCCGCCGTCGTGCTCGGCGTGCTCGCCGCCTGCTACGCCGCCGTGATGCCGGGCTGGCGCTACCGGGTGCACCGCTGGGAGACCACCGACATCGCCGTGTACACCCGCAGCGGTTGGTTCTGGCAGCAGTCCCGGATCGCCCCGCTGGCCAGGATCCAGACCGTCGACACCGTGCGCGGGCCGCTGGAGCGGATGTTCGGTCTGGCCACCGTGACCGTCACGACCGCCTCTGCGAAGGGCGCGTTACGCATCGAGGGCCTGGATCACGAACTGGCCGAGGAGATCGCCCAGCGGCTCACCGAACAGACCCAATCGACCGCAGCGACCGCAGGTGACGCGACATGA
- the mnhG gene encoding monovalent cation/H(+) antiporter subunit G has protein sequence MSIADIVSSVCLIGGAVFCVLGALGVLWFPDVTSRLQAATKPQTLGLLLLLIGTAIQLDFVYASGLILVGLFQMITAPVLAQMAGRAAYRSGAIHAESLVVDELGERLQQEKNEQAK, from the coding sequence ATGAGCATCGCGGACATCGTATCGTCGGTCTGCCTCATCGGAGGCGCCGTGTTCTGCGTGCTGGGCGCTCTGGGCGTGCTCTGGTTCCCCGACGTGACCTCGCGGCTGCAGGCGGCCACCAAGCCACAGACGCTCGGCCTGTTGTTGCTGTTGATCGGCACGGCGATCCAGCTGGACTTCGTCTACGCGTCGGGTCTGATCCTGGTCGGGCTCTTCCAGATGATCACCGCCCCGGTGCTGGCGCAGATGGCGGGTCGGGCCGCGTATCGGTCCGGCGCGATCCACGCCGAGTCCCTCGTCGTCGACGAGTTGGGCGAACGGTTGCAGCAGGAGAAGAACGAGCAAGCCAAGTAG
- a CDS encoding ABC transporter permease, with amino-acid sequence MSTAIENHRPGVAAWVTLIRCEAKMVIRDTAGLIVPIGLPLLILVMSASSASDEIVANGRTALDLFVLPLALTMVVATVGIINMPSFLSYYRRTGILRRLSVTPASPTMVLVAQVVVSVIQTTIGLGAAIAVAFLGFGANPPVHLGTALGVYVLVMAAMYALGMLVAAVAPTPNSAVAIGLVMFFALGALGGMFGGPDALPDALATIGDWLPFGASVDALAAAWGGEPVAVQSLISLGVTTVLGVGVAAALFRWE; translated from the coding sequence ATGAGCACTGCGATCGAGAACCATCGGCCCGGTGTGGCGGCGTGGGTCACGCTGATCCGCTGCGAGGCCAAGATGGTCATCCGTGACACCGCAGGCCTGATCGTCCCGATCGGGCTTCCGCTGTTGATCCTGGTGATGAGCGCGTCCTCGGCCAGCGATGAGATCGTGGCCAACGGACGCACCGCCCTGGATCTGTTCGTCCTCCCGCTCGCGCTGACCATGGTGGTGGCCACGGTCGGGATCATCAACATGCCCAGTTTCCTGTCGTATTACCGCCGAACGGGGATTCTGCGCAGACTCTCGGTCACGCCCGCATCGCCGACCATGGTGCTCGTCGCCCAGGTCGTCGTGAGCGTCATCCAGACCACGATCGGACTCGGCGCAGCCATCGCCGTCGCATTCCTCGGTTTCGGGGCCAATCCGCCGGTGCACCTCGGCACGGCGTTGGGCGTCTATGTCCTGGTCATGGCGGCGATGTATGCCCTGGGCATGCTGGTCGCGGCGGTCGCCCCGACGCCGAATTCGGCGGTCGCGATCGGTCTGGTCATGTTCTTCGCCCTCGGCGCGCTCGGCGGGATGTTCGGCGGACCGGACGCACTCCCCGATGCGCTGGCGACCATTGGCGACTGGCTTCCCTTCGGCGCCTCGGTCGATGCCCTGGCCGCAGCGTGGGGAGGCGAGCCGGTCGCGGTGCAATCCCTGATCTCGCTCGGTGTGACGACCGTGCTCGGCGTCGGCGTCGCCGCCGCGCTCTTCCGCTGGGAATAG
- a CDS encoding Na+/H+ antiporter subunit E, giving the protein MTVTRKARRHAWLRLPLIIWLAVVWVLLWGTLDVPTAVAGLTVAIVVVVAFPMPAIATRLRLRPLRLLYLLVWVLADLLTSALQVAWESVRFGPRTKAAIISVPVPSDIDHVVVAAANLVSLGPGKFVLQIDRAQRVFYVYALGLRDSSHLAKVRGEVLALQRLVILALGSDEDVAAMQASTSAQPAESKPAGSKPAAPKPAESGATGTSASESTAEPRPDGGSEPGPADREDG; this is encoded by the coding sequence ATGACCGTGACGCGCAAGGCCCGCCGACACGCCTGGCTTCGGCTGCCGCTGATCATCTGGCTGGCCGTGGTGTGGGTGCTGTTGTGGGGAACGCTGGACGTGCCCACCGCGGTGGCCGGTCTGACGGTCGCGATCGTGGTGGTCGTCGCCTTCCCGATGCCCGCCATCGCGACCAGGCTGCGCCTGCGTCCGCTTCGACTGCTGTACCTGCTGGTGTGGGTGTTGGCCGACCTGCTGACCTCGGCGTTGCAGGTTGCCTGGGAATCGGTTCGCTTCGGTCCGCGCACCAAGGCGGCCATCATCTCCGTCCCGGTTCCCTCCGACATCGACCACGTGGTGGTGGCTGCGGCGAACCTGGTGTCCCTGGGCCCCGGAAAGTTCGTCCTGCAGATCGACCGTGCCCAGCGGGTCTTCTACGTCTACGCGCTGGGCCTGCGGGACAGCTCGCACCTGGCGAAGGTGCGTGGCGAGGTGTTGGCCCTGCAGCGCCTGGTGATCCTGGCGCTGGGCTCGGATGAGGACGTCGCGGCGATGCAGGCATCGACCTCGGCGCAGCCCGCTGAGTCGAAGCCTGCTGGGTCGAAGCCTGCTGCGCCGAAGCCCGCCGAGTCGGGGGCGACGGGGACGTCCGCCTCGGAATCAACGGCCGAGCCACGGCCCGACGGGGGTTCGGAGCCGGGCCCCGCCGACAGGGAGGACGGCTGA
- a CDS encoding response regulator translates to MVADMTRVVVVDDQTLVRHGIRTLLDIADIDVVGEADDGRAALEIVAATDPEVILLDLRMPRYDGIWTLRALAERGVEIPVLVLTTFDDDTLVLDALRAGARGYLLKDVTVEQLTRAVRTLADGGTLIAPSITDRMLRAIRSGPPPPGFDARPMQELTEREREVLRLVAEGYSNREIAEALYLAGGTVKNHVSTILVKLGARDRTNAVLRALHQGFLR, encoded by the coding sequence ATGGTTGCCGACATGACCCGCGTCGTGGTGGTCGACGACCAGACGCTCGTGCGGCACGGCATCCGCACCCTGCTGGACATCGCCGACATCGACGTGGTCGGGGAGGCCGACGACGGTCGGGCCGCGCTGGAGATCGTCGCCGCGACGGACCCGGAGGTGATCCTGCTCGACCTGCGGATGCCCCGCTACGACGGCATCTGGACGTTGCGGGCGCTGGCGGAGCGCGGGGTCGAGATCCCGGTGCTCGTGCTCACCACCTTCGATGACGACACCCTCGTGCTGGACGCTCTGCGGGCAGGCGCACGCGGCTACCTGCTCAAAGATGTGACGGTCGAACAGCTCACCAGGGCCGTGCGCACCCTGGCCGACGGCGGCACGCTCATCGCGCCGTCCATCACCGATCGGATGCTCCGAGCGATCCGATCCGGCCCGCCGCCACCGGGTTTCGATGCCCGGCCGATGCAGGAACTCACCGAACGCGAGCGCGAGGTGCTGCGGTTGGTCGCCGAGGGTTACAGCAATCGGGAGATCGCCGAGGCCCTGTATCTCGCTGGCGGCACCGTGAAGAACCATGTGTCGACCATCCTGGTCAAACTCGGTGCCCGCGATCGGACCAACGCCGTCCTTCGCGCGCTGCATCAGGGTTTCCTGCGTTAG
- a CDS encoding ROK family transcriptional regulator, with protein sequence MDRFSPPARSPLGDKPPRVETLDQSRLLTLMRDEGPMSRVELGERLGLPRARLAAEVNRLVELGLVESGGPAASRGGRRSTLVGLSSSLRLLAVDIGATSVGVAVTDAYCEVIEHLVEECEVRAGPAAVLDRVVALATLVLAKAPGRLLAAGVGLPGPVSFREGMPVAPPIMPGWDRFPVRDRLAGQWGCPVTVDNDVNAMALGERHAGVARSLDDLIFVKVGTGIGCGILLGGRVYRGVAGTAGDIGHIRLDDYGPACACGEVGCLEAYFGGAALARDAVTLARSARSEFLAEALTQRGELSARDVALAAGAGDVAAVNLVREGGRRLGQVVASLVSFINPGMVVIGGGVARLGHQLLAEVRSSVYRRSMPLATGNLPIVLSELGDLAGVIGAAWTSSERAFAVTT encoded by the coding sequence ATGGATCGATTCAGTCCACCGGCGAGGTCGCCGCTGGGTGACAAGCCACCTCGGGTGGAGACGCTCGACCAGTCGCGATTGCTGACCCTGATGCGAGACGAGGGTCCGATGTCGCGGGTCGAACTGGGCGAGCGTCTCGGCCTGCCGAGGGCGCGGTTGGCCGCCGAGGTCAACCGTCTGGTCGAGCTCGGCCTCGTCGAGTCGGGTGGTCCGGCCGCCAGCCGTGGCGGTCGACGATCCACCTTGGTGGGCCTGTCGAGTTCGCTTCGGCTGTTGGCCGTCGACATCGGCGCGACCTCGGTCGGTGTGGCCGTCACCGACGCCTACTGCGAGGTGATCGAGCACCTCGTCGAGGAATGCGAGGTCCGGGCGGGCCCGGCTGCGGTCCTGGACCGGGTGGTCGCCTTGGCGACGCTGGTGCTGGCCAAGGCGCCGGGACGACTGCTGGCCGCCGGGGTCGGCCTGCCGGGACCGGTGAGCTTCCGGGAGGGCATGCCGGTGGCACCGCCGATCATGCCCGGCTGGGACCGCTTCCCGGTGCGGGATCGCTTGGCGGGCCAGTGGGGTTGCCCGGTCACCGTCGACAACGACGTGAACGCGATGGCCCTCGGCGAGCGGCATGCCGGGGTGGCGCGTTCGCTGGACGACCTGATCTTCGTCAAGGTCGGCACCGGCATCGGTTGCGGAATCCTGTTGGGCGGCCGGGTGTATCGCGGTGTCGCGGGCACGGCGGGCGACATCGGACACATCCGGCTCGACGACTACGGCCCGGCCTGCGCCTGCGGCGAGGTCGGTTGCCTGGAGGCCTATTTCGGTGGCGCCGCGCTGGCCAGAGACGCGGTCACGCTTGCTCGGAGCGCCCGATCGGAGTTCCTCGCCGAGGCCCTGACCCAGCGCGGCGAGTTGTCGGCGCGGGATGTGGCACTGGCGGCGGGCGCGGGCGATGTCGCGGCGGTCAACCTGGTGCGCGAGGGCGGCCGCCGACTCGGCCAGGTCGTGGCCTCGCTGGTCAGCTTCATCAATCCCGGCATGGTGGTGATCGGTGGCGGCGTCGCGCGGCTCGGACATCAACTCCTCGCCGAGGTACGCAGCTCCGTGTATCGCCGCTCGATGCCCCTGGCGACCGGCAATCTGCCGATCGTGTTGTCCGAATTGGGCGACCTGGCCGGAGTCATCGGTGCCGCCTGGACCTCCAGCGAACGCGCCTTCGCCGTCACGACCTGA
- a CDS encoding monovalent cation/H+ antiporter complex subunit F: MEIVFAITLALICVAGLIIMVRLVRGPTTLDRIVAVDVLVILIVGGTAVNMAGQGDGSNVALLVAVALLGFIGSMTVVRLVERKGTHR; encoded by the coding sequence ATGGAGATCGTTTTCGCGATCACCCTGGCGCTGATCTGCGTCGCGGGGTTGATCATCATGGTCCGGCTGGTGCGTGGACCGACAACCCTGGACCGGATCGTGGCCGTCGACGTCCTGGTCATCCTCATCGTCGGCGGCACCGCCGTGAACATGGCGGGCCAGGGTGACGGGTCCAATGTCGCGCTGTTGGTGGCGGTGGCCCTGCTCGGGTTCATCGGCTCGATGACGGTCGTCCGGCTGGTGGAGCGGAAGGGGACGCACCGATGA
- a CDS encoding ABC transporter ATP-binding protein: MTAPTLAIDAKSLHKRYGAKTAVEDVSLAVHPGEVLGVLGTNGAGKTTTVEMIAGLRRPDRGSVKILGLDPQQDRTKVRQLLGVQLQQAVLHSALTVDELIGLYRTFYPSPRPAEELLELVGLREQRRVRFEKLSGGQQQRLSIALALAGRPRVVILDELTTGLDPRARRQMWKTIERLVEENVTILLVSHAMEEVERLCDRIALIDAGRVIALDTPAGLVARSGAKNLDEAFVALTGKELEDAE, from the coding sequence ATGACAGCTCCGACGCTGGCGATCGACGCCAAGTCCCTGCACAAACGCTACGGCGCCAAGACTGCCGTGGAAGACGTGAGCCTGGCGGTCCACCCCGGCGAGGTACTCGGCGTCCTGGGCACCAACGGCGCGGGCAAGACCACCACGGTCGAGATGATCGCCGGATTACGCAGGCCGGATCGCGGCAGCGTCAAGATCCTGGGTTTGGACCCGCAGCAGGACCGCACGAAGGTGCGTCAGCTGCTCGGCGTCCAGCTACAGCAGGCCGTACTGCACAGTGCGTTGACAGTCGACGAACTCATCGGCCTGTACCGCACCTTCTACCCGAGCCCCCGGCCCGCCGAGGAACTGCTGGAACTCGTCGGCCTGCGTGAACAGCGCCGCGTTCGCTTCGAGAAGCTCTCGGGCGGCCAACAACAGCGGCTGTCCATCGCGCTGGCGCTGGCGGGCCGACCCCGCGTGGTGATCCTCGACGAACTCACCACCGGTCTCGACCCTCGCGCCAGGCGGCAGATGTGGAAGACCATCGAGCGGCTGGTGGAGGAGAACGTCACCATCCTGCTGGTCAGCCACGCCATGGAGGAGGTCGAACGCCTCTGCGATCGCATCGCGCTCATCGACGCGGGCCGCGTCATCGCACTCGACACCCCGGCCGGGCTCGTCGCCCGATCCGGGGCCAAGAACCTGGATGAGGCCTTCGTCGCGCTCACCGGGAAGGAACTGGAGGACGCGGAATGA
- a CDS encoding PH domain-containing protein — protein sequence MTEQPATTNPTGPADPHPATDATTEEFADWRRLHPLTPAVAGTYLLGLAVLTAAILIYRSVPGWIIWLSVLPLPILVTLYEWLRLRTTRFRVAGGRFELHTGVLFRSRRSVALDRIRNVDATAEPVGRMYGLTGLRIGTGENASDSEALALSPLGRAEAERLRASLLPRRAEATDSPEIASWTPSWIRFAPFSFTTPLLGLAAFGAVYEGLDILGVDMDRQVIPDLVGRLADFPLPLVIGALLLALLVIGTLGSVLVYAETWWRHRLTEDSEALHVRRGLLTTRNITLERKRVLGVEVREPLSLRWAKGASVEAVATGLGSPEDEQNSARGTLLPPTGNGLAWPVAARVLRRSAFPIDAAELSPHPRIARRRRLGWAVGWVAAPTALLVGLGLLLTDVLIHIGWLFAVVALPIAVLLALDAYRNLGHGLDPEFLVSRKGSASRHTTVLRRTDIIGWTIRRSPFQRRHGLITLSATIAGGTGAYRIPDADQDEGVELADHALPDLVAPFLVDTKRD from the coding sequence ATGACCGAGCAACCCGCGACCACCAACCCGACCGGACCCGCCGACCCGCATCCCGCGACCGACGCCACCACCGAGGAGTTCGCCGACTGGCGGCGGCTGCACCCGCTCACCCCCGCCGTCGCGGGCACCTACCTGCTCGGCCTCGCCGTGCTGACCGCCGCCATCCTGATCTACCGATCGGTGCCCGGTTGGATCATCTGGTTAAGTGTCCTGCCGCTGCCTATCCTGGTCACGCTCTATGAATGGCTCCGGCTGCGCACCACCCGATTCCGGGTGGCAGGGGGCCGTTTCGAACTGCACACGGGCGTGCTGTTCCGCAGCAGACGCAGTGTCGCGCTCGACCGGATCCGCAACGTCGACGCCACCGCCGAGCCGGTCGGCAGGATGTACGGACTCACCGGACTGCGCATCGGCACCGGGGAGAACGCAAGCGACAGCGAGGCATTGGCGTTGTCGCCGCTGGGTCGAGCGGAGGCCGAACGACTCCGCGCCAGCCTGCTGCCCCGGCGGGCCGAGGCGACCGATTCACCGGAGATCGCCTCGTGGACGCCGAGTTGGATCCGGTTCGCCCCGTTCTCCTTCACCACCCCGCTACTCGGCCTCGCCGCCTTCGGCGCCGTCTATGAGGGACTCGACATCCTGGGCGTCGACATGGACCGGCAGGTGATACCCGACCTGGTCGGTCGGCTGGCCGACTTCCCACTGCCGCTGGTCATCGGCGCGTTGCTGCTGGCCCTGCTCGTCATCGGGACACTGGGCAGTGTCCTGGTCTACGCCGAGACCTGGTGGCGACACCGACTCACCGAGGACAGCGAGGCCCTGCACGTCCGGCGCGGCCTGCTGACCACCCGCAACATCACTTTGGAACGCAAGAGGGTGCTGGGCGTCGAGGTCCGCGAACCGCTGTCGCTGCGGTGGGCCAAAGGCGCCTCGGTGGAGGCCGTCGCCACCGGGTTGGGCAGCCCGGAGGACGAACAGAACTCCGCCAGGGGAACCCTGCTGCCGCCGACCGGAAACGGGCTGGCCTGGCCGGTAGCCGCCCGAGTACTGCGGCGCAGCGCGTTCCCGATCGACGCAGCGGAGCTGTCGCCCCACCCTCGGATCGCCCGGCGCCGCCGACTCGGCTGGGCGGTGGGTTGGGTCGCGGCGCCCACCGCGCTCCTGGTGGGCCTCGGTCTGCTGCTTACCGACGTGCTGATCCATATCGGCTGGTTGTTCGCCGTCGTCGCGCTGCCCATCGCGGTGCTCTTGGCGCTGGACGCCTACCGCAACCTGGGACACGGCCTGGACCCGGAGTTCCTGGTCTCACGGAAGGGTTCGGCGAGCCGCCACACCACCGTGCTGCGCCGGACGGACATCATCGGCTGGACGATCCGCCGATCGCCGTTCCAGCGTCGACATGGTCTGATCACCCTGTCGGCCACCATCGCGGGCGGTACCGGCGCCTATCGGATTCCCGACGCCGATCAGGATGAGGGCGTCGAACTCGCCGATCACGCCTTGCCAGATCTGGTGGCGCCGTTCCTCGTCGACACGAAACGGGACTAG